caaaaggatggCGATGATAGTATTATCCCCGCCCTGAAAATTAGCTATGACTACCTCCCCTTTCAtttgaaaaaatgtttttcatattGTGCCCTTTTCCCCGAGGATTATAAGTTTGATATGTTAGAGATTAGTTGTTTTTGGGATTCAATAGGTATTATAGATTCCAATGGTAAGAATGACAAAACTGAGGATATAGGATCACGGTATTTGAGTGAACTATATGACAACGGTTTTATGATGAAAGGAGATGATAATCACTACGTAATGCATGACTTGCTGCATGAACTTTCGCAGATTGTTTCATCAGCAGaatgtgcatatataaattattctaGTTTTAGAGCTGATGACATCCAACCATCTATTCGTCATCTGTCCATTAccataaaagataaatatattgaaagTTTTAAAGGAGAAATGGAAAAGTTGAAGGATAGGGTTGATATTAGAAATTTGCGTAGCGTGATGATTTTTGGAGGTTACAGAAGTATAAGAACTGCCAATGTCTTAAAAGATacattaaatcaaatattggCTCTCCGTGTTCtcttcatatttataaattcccCAGATTCCTTGCCTCACAACTTTTCAAAACTTGTCCACCTCCGTTACCTAAAAATTGAAACATTATGGAGGTGCGAAGTGTGTATTCCTAGCACAGTGTCCAAGCTTTATCACTTAAAATTCTTAGATCTAAAATCCTGGGGTGGTAATGATTACAATTTGCCTAAGGACTTTAGCCGCCTTATAAATCTACACCATTTTCTTGCTGACGAGGAATTCCACTCCAATGTTTCCGAGGTTGGGAAAATGAAGTGTTTACTAGAGCTCAAAGAATTCCATGTCAAGAAAGGCACCTTGGGATTCGAATTGGCACAGTTGGGACAGCTACAAGAGCTTGGAGGAGAGCTCTGTATATGTGGCCTTGAAAATGTAAATAAGGAAGAAGCCGTTGAAGCTAAATTGAAGGATAAAAGTAACCTAAGTAAGTTGCGATTAGTTTGTGGCACAGAGCATGGAGATGATATTCTTGATAGCCTTGAACCGCACTCTAACCTTACAGAACTAAGCATTGTGAATGTTGGTGGTGGCTTGGCTCCAAGTTGGTTGGGCAAAAACATGCACATTACAAACTTGGATACCCTCCATCTAGATGGTGTGCCTTGGGCCACTCATGCACCATTTGGGAAAATACAATATCTTAGGGAgctcaagtaaaaaaatattgttgggATGTGCCAATTTGGACCTGACTACCCTGGTGGCACTACAGATGGTAGTTTTAGGCACTTGAAGAGGATTTTCTTTGAGGCGTTGCCAGACTTTGTAAAGTGGGACGGGGGAGATAATTCCCATCTGTTCTCAGGACTTGACAGCCTCGAGTGTATTGATTGTCCCAACCTTAATGAGTTGCCGTTATCGAGTTGCTCGGGCTCTTCTGCTGAAGAAACAAACACCATGTGGTTTCCTAACCTATGTCGTTTGGAAATTAGGGGATGCCCACAGCTATCTCTCGCGCTTGTCCCTCACACTTCCACGCTAACATATATTCACTTAAATGATACCATTCTTACTCTTGATAATGACGTGTGTTTTCAAGGCTACAATGGTGCTTTGGCCTTCCAAAATCTGGGATATTTTGAAGGCATCTACAGTACTGCATATATACGGCATATGTCATTAATAGATTTTCAGCCGCTACATTCCCTACAAAAGTTACTTATCAATCTTGAAGATTGTGAATGCGAGGACACATTCTTCAGAGGATTGGATGAGGATGTAAATGTTGTTGTATTCAATTCCATTAAAGACCTCGGTCTCTATCATTTTTCACTTACCAGAAAGGTTCTGtcaaatttattcaaatgCTTCCCAGCTCTCCATGGGCTGTCTATTACTTCCAAGGAGAGCAACGAGGAGGTAACACTGCAGATCCCATCCTCCTGCTCCCTGCGGTATATCAATCTTTGGGATTGTAAGAACCTGATGTTGCCTGTGAATGATGGAGTAGGACTTGGGAATCTCACATCGCTCGAAAGTTTAACAATAGGAGATTGTGGCAATATATTCTCTCAGTGGTACTCCCACATGGGAAAAGCAACTCAAACAACTAGTAACCCTTTCCCTTCTTCCCTCAGCAAACTTTACATTTACAAAGAGTCAAGTATATACTCCATGGCTCTCCTCTCAAACCTCACAGCTCTCACCAGTCTACGACTAgaagattgttataatctaaCCAAGGATGGGTTTAATCCTCTCATCACATCCAGTCTCAAAGAACTCTCCATTATTAATTCGGGCTCTGTTGCCGCGGACCTACTCGCCGAGATGGCAACAATGCCTGAAGTTGCCTTCCAGTTGGAACATCTTGAGGTGGACAGTATCTCGGCAGCACTTGTTGCTCCCGTCTGCAGCTTCCTCGCCCCTACTCTCCGCAAATTATCCATCTGTGGCGATGACCGGGTCAAAGTATTCAGCGACGAACAAGAGGGGGCTCTTCAGCTACTTACGTCCCTCGAAAGATTATCATTTTATGATTCAGACGTTCTGCAGTCCCTCCCTGAAGGTTTACATCAGCTTCCTTCTCTCACTGAGCTACGGATCTGCCGTTGTCCTGGAATCAAATCGCTTCCGAAGAAAGGCCTCCCCAGCTCTCTGGAAAAGCTGTCGGTATCTGACTGCAGCAGCGAACTTGAAGAGCAAAGCAAAATATTCCAAGAAGAGAAGAACAAAAGATtcgaagaagagagagaaagacaaTCGGAGTCAGACTAGATACTTCTCCTACAAAGTACTGTTCTCTACCTACCTACCAGGGTAAATCCTGTTGTGCTCTCTCCCAATCTTGCATTGCCAAACCTTATGTAATTAACATGATGGCTTATTAACTCTTAACTCTTTTCCCCCGTCCCCAATTGGTATTATATTAGGGCTCTAGCCGGCATGAGCACCACTGCTCTTTAAATTCAACCACAATGGTGGTGCAGCTCTCTGTCGGATGAGAATCATACGTCTTCTATTGGTCCGTGTGCACAATTCTCAAGGTTAGTAAACAAAATCCCACACCACTTACTTTTCAATTCCAAGAAACTAGTTTGTCTGTTTTGCAAATTTTCATATGGCATAGTATAATCTTGTTCAATctccccccctttttttttatctctttccaaatcatcatttttaatttcttacaCAGTTTgggaatattttgttttgttctatATGTTCCATTTTAGAACTGGAGTACTGGACGCGAGACAGTAGATCGATAAGGGGTATATGATATAAGCATCCATTCTGCAAAATTGTGCTTCATCATGCACATTAGTACCACATGCATCATCCTTCATCAGGGGCATCATATATCAGGAGGTCTGGAACTTGCAAGCATAATTAATTGTGTGGAAGGTAAGACAAAGTGCATCTCTGCCtgatgtttatatatgttgtaaattgatagagaATTTATATTCATCAATCTGTTTTTGTTCATGTGAAGGTTCTAATAATCCCGTCGCACAATTTGAGTTATTGCTGATGCTGGCTGGTACGGTAGAAGCCTTCAAGTCGCCGTCAGGTACGCCCATGTCCGTGTTGAAACAaggtatatgtatatttttagggCTTTTTTACTGtctttaaaaagtatcttaagataccaagaaatttagtacaaatttttggtacctcaagatacaagAGATTtattcggtccaacaaaaagtacctcgaggtaccgatacctcagtacaaatttttggtacctcaagatacaagAGATTTattccggtccaacaaaaagtatctcgaggtaccggtacctcaaggtaccaaatcatttctcaccattggatctagctgagtaggatgtgtgttgttagatccaaccgtcagaaacgatttggtaccgcgagataccggtacctcgagatactttttgttggaccgtaaaattgctacCAAGGTATCacactttttgttggaccgtcAAGTAcactttttagtataaaaaatgtggtaccttaagatacttttcaagaatgataaaaaatctcatatttttaCCTCTTCCTTCTGTTGCATGGTCAGTTGCATGATCAATTTCCTTCACCGTGCATGATTTTTTGGACTCGAATTTACTCATGCAATATTTTGTGAAACTGGATGCAGGATGATTTTCTTTGCCCGGCGCTTGTGCGACACATCTCCGGATCAATTTTGTGGTAAACACAGTTAGCTGTGTCCAAGTCCAACTGAGTTAATTCTTAGTAGTTTCAACAGCTGGCTGATTCACCATTTACCTTCTCCATGGCCTCCATTGCATTGCAGTTTGTCATGCCTGTGTTTGCTTCATTTGCATGAGAGACATTTCTGTGCCAGAAGAGAAGCTTAAGCATGCAGCTAAACTCTCTCCCATCCTGCACGATCCCTCATGTCTCAACGAGTGAGACCATGTGTGGTTATTCTCGCTTACCCACCGAATCCTCCAATTTCCCATTCAATTTGTAATGCTAATTCTCCACTCGATTAATTTTATGAAATCGATCACCCATGATCATTAATTAGGTTCGGCTGTTTGGCGCTTTGTAAAGATTTGGATAATTCGAGGCCGGACTCTGGATGCTGATGCCACCTCCGCTTAGGACTTCTGAGGTTCTTCAAATATTTCATGATGTCAGGTTCATGTAAGGAAATTATTcataatatgtaattttagTTTACGCTCTACAATTTAATTTGACCAAATGAAAtgatttttgaagaaaaaaaataaaccacattCTAGTGGCGGGGCTGGTACACATCGAGATGAAACGTTCAATATTATTGGATATTTTgattaagagcaattttaacatccttaaggaggtaccccgaggtatcactgttttctatgtaaaatttggtaacttCATGGTACCTCATCTTTGGAACAATGCTCTTTGATTAATAGACGAGTTCATCCACAAAATGGCTGCACTCTGCAGCTTTGTTGCTTGCCAATAATTTTTTGTGCTTTCTATATGTGTTATTAGTCTACTAGAAGTTATGACCGATCAATTGTAGAGAATTAAATGTTACACCATTGACATGAAATCCTGGATCCGTCCCTGGATGTGCAATCCATCCATTTGTTGATCAAtgactatttatttgtttgagacAGGCCCAAGAAGATCTGTTCTATGTGACTAGGCCTGTTTGCTTCATTCATTTTGTGGATATAGCTTTTACAACATTAATATAAATGGTGACTGCTGTTGCTTATATGTTCTTATGTATGAAATTGGGCTATTTGGATCTTCCAGAATGGACGAGCTAACTCTTCTTTAATGATGTGCATCATGCTACTTACAGAGGGGGGCTTGAATTACACACTGCGCAAGAAATCAGTGTGAATCGGTGATGCGTGGATGGGTTGTACTCAGTTGGATTGGATTACAAGCTAGGCTGAAGATTATTTCACAGGTATGCCGAGTGATCGATGTTACTGGCTTCGTACCTAATTTGCTAATAAAACGTGCGAAGCATATCATAGCTGTACGTGCTAAGCAGTTTGAACATTAAcgccatgatttttttttttgaaaaaaaggagCGCAGGAATTGGACATTCTATGTAGCTCAGACCAAAGTAGTTCAAGAATTGATCATCATTTCAAATGAAGCACTTGCTATGAAAATCTTGCAGACTTTGTGAGTTTCTGCCTATGTACCTGACGAAGAAGCCGGAAATGGAGAGTGATGCTCTTGTGCCAATGTGAAAAgaatatcattttttcttGATACCAAAGTACAAGACCATCATCTCCAAGATAACTCCAGTATGGTGTGGTTCTGTCGGTGTTGCGATTTCTGAAGGCCCTGTATCAGCAAAGTGATGCTTGGATGCCATCGACTGGTGGACACAATTCAGGAAGTTTTAGATGAGCCAAGATAGCTGGGCAGCTTTTCGAtgaaaacagagaaagaaatatGGGTTTGGAGAGTAATCCCACCTAGAGCTGCAGTGTGAGTTTACTTGTATTGCCTATGCGGTTTCCCCGCCAAGCATCGACATCATTTTGTCGATTCTGTAACTTGTAAACATTCTCcttgttcttttaataaaatctgGTCGGCTGGTCTTTCAATCGGACCGGAAAAAAGCAAAGTGGTATAGCTCACAAGTCTGGCACGAACTCTAAATATTATCACTATGGTGATTGGTGATCTTGCAGTTGAAAGGCTTATGCTCCACGGTGTGGAAGGGGTAATGGAACTATGAAGCCATATACATTGTCATTTGAGCATCATGTAACTAACTAATCCTACGCATTCTTGTTGATTTCAGTATCTAATTTTTCCTCACAATGCCAACCTAGCTACCCAgatgattttatttaagatGTTGTTGGTAACTGGAATTTTATTCAAGATCTGTAATGAAACACACTGTTCATGGATGAGTCACAGGTCTGTCTGTATGTAACTAGACGAAAATGTATGCATGTGCGCTAAACCGAACAACTGAACAGAAGAAAAACGAGGAAGACTCGCTCACCTTTAATTCTCtacgaggaggagaaggaccGTCGCCGGAGGACAGGGCGGCGCTCCGGTCGGCAATACCGCTGCCTGCGGGACATGCCTACCGCGCCGGCGAACTAGAGCCATAGAGGGACCGGCCAGTCCagaccgccgccggcgtgcagATCCACGGCAAAATGCACGCCGGCCGTAGATTCGCCGAGCACAAAGATAGCTGGAGCCTTCGCCTGGACGCCGCCGTcactgcctctcgccgccatggccgaggCCACAAGAAGCAACCGGATTGCGGTGGCATGAACCTTCCCGGGCCTTATTGATCCGCATTAAACAAAGCAGCCCATCCAGAATGGGCCTCACATAAGTCAATTGGGCCTTATCATACTGTTGGGCCTTATCAATGGGCTGCACGCAAGTCGAAGTCCTAGTCACGTCCTTGGGCCGGGTGTAACTGAGATCCCGCTCCGGcccaataaatatttgttcttGGGCCAGAATTTGGGCCGCTGAGAAGCAATacgatggtggcggcggcgctctcgactccggcgccggcggctgaGCACCGCGGTGTCGCCGCTGCGGCTCTCCAGATAACTCTCTCGTTGCatgggaggcgcgcgcgcgctctctctctctctcgtggaGCTGAGAAACTGTTCCGGCAATCCATGTGCTCTTCAGTTGATCTGCTTCCTCCTTCTTCTATCCCCTTCGACTTGGGGCGGCGCCTGTAGCAGCGGCGCGGCTGGTCGTCCATGGCAACGGCCGAAACACGTACCGCTACAACCAAACTAAAccaatgctgctgctgctgctgcagaggCAACCTCCAAGCAGGTGGAGATCCTCCCGCTGCCGGTGCCCTATTCCTCTCCTACTTGGTTCGCAACCCTTCTTTGCATTGTTGCACTAAATGAATCACTCGTTGCGGAATTACCCAGACcatcttgcttttttttttccattttttcatGCAGAATCACCATGTCGCGGAGCGCGGACTGTGGCTGTCAATATTACCGGTGTATCCATGAGCTTAACAAGCTGGCAGTACCAAAAGGTTATTACTTTACTAGTACTCGTTATCTTTGAATTGAACTGCAAGTTATCTTCTTACGGAATGGGATGGATTAGTAACAATTTTGAACCCATGTAATTCAGAAGACAAGTAATCGGTTTGGAAATCAAGTATTGTTCTAGCTACATATTACATTCAGGATGCAATTTTCAGAGACTAAGCCTCGAAGGCAAATGAACATCATGACATGCTCAACTTGTATTTAACATGCTGATACATTTGGCTCACTAGATTTTCTGTGTATGTTAGCCTAGAGATGAGACGAATGGCCTAGGGGGATTCTTTAGATTTCGCAAGCTTCCTGTTAACATGTTCACCACTTTTCTCATTGAGGGCCGGTTTGCAGGGTTCCACTGAACACACCATAATGCCACAATGGCCAGTTTTCTCAACTTGTCTTGTTCTCCCTCTGTCATTTCCTTGGCAAATTCTGACTCTTGCGCACTGACTATTGTCTCATATATCCACTCTAGAACAAAAACCTCATTTTTGCTGTTGATCCTTGGATCTGAATTCCTCTTTCCACTAAGCATTTCCAACACCAACATGCCAAAACTGTAAACATCTGACTTGTAAGATACCACCCCAAAGTTTCGAGAGTATAGTTCTGGTGCTATGTAACCCATTGTGCCCCTTGCCACAGTTAGTGTGACAATGCTTTGATCCCTTGCACAGAGCTTTGCAAGGCCAAAGTCTGAAATCTTTGGGTTGAAGCTGTGGTCTAACAAGATGTTGTGAGGCTTGATATCAAAGTGGAGGATGCGCTGGCTGCACCCTTGATGTAAGTACTCGATCCCTTGGGCAATGCCTAGTGCAATTTTAAGCATCTTGTCAGGAACCAGGGTTTCTTGAGAACTACCATAATAATgtgagaatatatatttctctaGCGAACTATTAGGCATgaattcataaataagagcATGCCTTGTTCCTTCGGAGCAAAATCCCAAGAGGCGGACGACATTGACATGATGAATCCTCCCTATGGTTGCTACCTCATTGATGAACTCTTCCCCCTCTCCATTTGAATTCTCAAGCATCTTTACAGCAACAGGTACTCCTTTTGGTAACTCACCTTTATATACACTTCCAAATCCACCTGTCCCTAGTTTATGTTTAAACCGTTTTGTAATCCTCTTCACTTCAGAGAACGTGTACCTTGTCGGTTTAGATGTGCCGAATGTCTTGAGAAACATTTCAACCTTCAGTTGTATCTCATCATCATTCTTAGTTTTAAGAGCAAGATAGAGTGCAGAGGCCACCACCAGTGTAAGTACTACAATTGTGGGTACTACTGCTGCTGGTAAATCATAATGAAGGGAattagtattttcttttatattgaACATTTATAAACATGTACTAACTATCCCTTGTTTTACATAAGGAACATGAGAGTTAGAATAACACAGGATGAGCTTAAGATGATCTTATACCTATGATAACTTTGGCAAGTGATTTTGAACCTGCAGACAGAGAAGTAAAGGGTTAGATCCATCCCATACTAATATACACAAGAATATAGAATATATTGCTCCATATTATTATAGCAGTAAAAAATGTCACGGTACAGTTTCCTTTGCATGAAATGGAAAAGAAGCCTATTAAGCTTGTATCGTCTATCACACATAAGAGGCATATAGCCGTAGAGACAAATTCAAGATAGGTCTTTCTATGCTCAAAATGCCTCGGTCAAGTGTTCAGCTAGAACTATATGACTTAGTATATGCCatcaaaaatgttaaaaagcCCTTGAGATAAAATTCTAAAGTaggaaacaaagaagaaaagaagtaGTGAAGGGAAGTAGaggtggtgtttttttttaacttctattgtttaaatattcatgtaaaaatatccGTAGACTATGGACAATCAATGATCAttatatcatgttttttttctcagaataTTAATACCATGAGGCTTGCAGAATGCTATCCTCCTTTGTGAGCTGAATCCACAGAGCCGCTGTTGTTGTTCACAATTGATGCAAACATCAGTGATATTAGGAGCTGACCAAGTGAATGTTAACTCAGAGAATGCAGTGAATCTTTTTGCACTTGCATCGAACTGTCTGCCTTGATTGGAAGTGTAGGGTAGCATGATCTCTGTTGAAATCACTTTGCAGTATAATGGGATAATTGACACAAACAAATAGGGAGCTACCAAGTACAAGGACTGGCTTGCATTGCTGAGGCAAGATATTGGGCCAAAAATGTTGTCTGTGATGTTCCATAAGAACTCTCCTGAACAACTTACTAGACTTGCATATTGAAACCCATACTGTTCGTACACACTGGTTGAATAATTTGTAGAAATTATCTTCTGTAACGCGCACTGAGACCATGACTCTGCAAGAGGGACGATGTTGATGAAACCATAGCTATAGTCTGTTCCAGTTACCTTTGATAGGCCAAGAACAGGATGCAGTAGAAGAGTATCTTGCCCAGAACATGATAGCTGCATTCCTGGAGCACCACAAGATGAAGAACTGGACTCAAGACGGAAAGGAAACCTGATGTTTGGTCCATCACCGCTGCATTGGGATGGTGGACAGTTTCGGAAGAAATCTGCCTCGTCTGATCCTGCGCCCATGACGGCATCATAGTTGAGAAGGGAGAAGAGTAGGGAGGTCACAAGAAATCTATGCATCTTCTGCAATGAATAAAGGTGAGAATGGAGAACCCATGGGAAGAAATATCAACTAGCTATCGTTTGGTCCCCAGTGACTAACGCCGGTGTTGTCATGAGTGATGACTCAGTTGTGACTCTGTGAGTGCAGTCTACGTCAGCAATGGTATTTAATTATCTGAAAAAAAGGACCACTTTGGAAAGGATGGTCTGGTCTCACGGACTTGAGTGTGCAAGACTATGTGCGCCCCATGTGCTTCATTGGTCAGCAAAGTAGTGCACACAGCTTTGACTTGTTCTCAGAAAAAGAATGCAGTAGCCAAAGTTGGCTTTATGTCTTATCCATCCTCTATCCCATATACAGCCTCATAACACTTTCCTAATCGCCTAGTATGCTATCTTCAAATCAGTATTACTTTCATAGTTGTTCGATCATGAGTTTCTGAAGCTGACCATGGCCATTTGGGTTTGGGGCGCACTCTTTCTCCCTGGTATCTTTCAAGCCTTGAATATACTATCTGTTCTTGGGGTTTGGGGGGTTCTTGTAACGAAGAGTGGAGCTGCAGATTTTCAAGAACAGCGAGCTTGTATTCCTTTCTCCTGTAGACATCTTGAAGATATCGGGTACCCTTTCCGTTTACGAGGCGATCCACTTGGCTGTGGTGTTGAATCTTATGAGCTAGATTGCAGAGATGGAAGAGCTATAATTCACATCAACactggaaaatattttgtgactgaCATCTCCTATAATGAGTCTAGATTTTGGGTTGTTGATGCTAATTTAGACAACAGCAGCTGTCCTCTTCCACTGTGGAATAGCTTTCCCTACTTCAATGAAATTGACACTGAGTTGTACATTGTTGCAGCTCGGTGGGCTACATTTCTGAATTGCTCACGGGTGATAAACAATGGAATGTACATGCCTGTTGCTTGCTTGAGTGGGAATAGTTCTTTTGTTTATGTCTTGACTACACCAAGCTCTTACTATGTTCAAAGCATCGAGCCTTCTTGTGGGTACTTAGCTGTGATTCCTGTGAATGATAGTAGAGAGAATGTACCAGACTATGCAAGCTATGCAGATGTTGTAAGATTCATGAGGAATGGATTTCCTGTTTTGTTTCCTCGCGTTAAATCCCAGAGTCATTCTCCAGTCATCAAAGCATGTGCAAGAGATACATTCCAGTGAGTTTTGGCACGGCTTTCACTTGTTCGCTTTCTTGATTATCTTATCAAACTTAtatcctttttgttttcttgcagAAACTTCAAGGGGCAAATATCTAGTAGGAACATTCAGAACTGGACTTCTGCCGTCATTGGGACTGAGATGGAATTTTTGGGATGTGTAATTAATGATTACTCTAATGTTGCACAAGTGTGGGTTACTCTCATTCTGGTACTTGCCATAGAGATTGTTAAGTGCATTATAGGTACTTGAAATATGCCTTCATCTAAACTATTGTAATTACACCCAATCTATCAATACAATCTAATTCAATTCCTGGTGCAGTACTATGCAGATTCATCCTGGCACCACTGACTGTTTTGACTTTCCTTGGTTACAAATACCGGAAACAAAGGATATCCATCGATGCAGTAGAGAAATTTCTCCAGATGCAGCAAGCTCTTGGTCCAAAGAGGTATGCATACACAGAAATTACTGCAATCACAGGCCATTTCAGAGAGAAGCTAGGCCAGGGGGGCTATGGTTCTGTGTACAAAGGTTTCCTTCCTGGTGATGGTCATGTTGCTATCAAGATGCTGAGCAACTCCATGTGCAATGGAGAAGAATTCATCAGTGAGGTTTCCACCATTAGCAGGATACACCATGTGAATGTGGTACGCCTTGTTGGGTTTTGCTCAGAGGAACTTAGGAGGGCTCTCCTATATGAGTACATGCCCTGTGGGTCTCTAGACAAGTACATTTTCTCACCCGAGAAGAGTCTGTCTTGGGACAAGCTCAACGAGATTGCTCTAGGAATTGCTAGAGGGATCGACTACTTGCATCATGGTTGTGACATGCAGATTATGCACTTTGACATCAAGCCACACAACATCCTTCTCGATAGCAACTTCACTCCAAAAGTTGCTGACTTTGGGCTGGCCAAACTGTATCCCAGGGATGACAGCTTGGTGCCGATGAGTGCTGCACGGGGAACAATAGGGTACATAGCTCCTGAGATGATATCTCGAAGCTTTGGCGCCATTTCATGCAAGGCCGATGTTTACAGCTTTGGGATGTTATTGCTGGACATTTCTGGTGGAAGGAGGAACAGGGAACAGCATGCATCCAACTCAGCTCATCCTTATTACCCAGCATTGGTGTATGATTCTCTAACTCGACAAGAAGCGAGCAAGATTCCAGAGGATGTTGCTATGCACTGGGTAGAGAGGAAGTTGTGCATTGTTGGGTTCTGGTGCGTTCAGATGAAACCGAGTGAACGGCCTTCCATGAGCGAGGTTGTGGAGATGCTCGAATCTGATGACCCTGACAACCTGCAGGTTCCTCCGAGACCTTTCTTTGGTGTGGATGATCATATCTCTGAGATGGATTCTTGCTGCCATTCTGCATCAAAGTCAAATTCAATCACAGAGGATGACTGAAGCAATCCTGCTTATCAGCTTATGCATGGATATATTCAGTCCATGCTTATACAATATGGGATGTTTCTTATAGATGTTGACATGAAAATTAATAGGACTATGGAACATTTCTCACTGATCTCTTCAGGTGGGCATATCTTTCAGCAGTGCACGAATTGTGCTGCATAGAAAGGTGAACTAATAATGTGTTTTGATTGATGAACATTGATATGGGCAGAAATTTGGTCCAGTTTGATGACACCTGTTTTTCTGTGGCACACGTGCTTCCATGGCATTTCTGTTCTGAAGACATGTGAAATTTGGTCAAGTGAAAGCCATTGTCAAAGagggtatatttacaaacaaaaattaatttgtgaataaaacttttatatacgtattcctagcaatctaaaagcgaaggttagaaaataaactcggtgaaaaaactctaaatttaaagttgaagatttaaattttagctcataagtataagtagtatagaaaagatggggtgaaaTTTTTCGTCGGTTGCAATTAATTTACGTAATCGCATCCCGGGCCGACGTGGGTGAGAATCCCGTTCCAGCCCAACCAAAGCCTGCAAGCCAGGCAATATCCATCCGGCCCATAATATATAGGGGAATTAGGCCTCGGTGCAGCGATGATGGGCCTTAACTATCCTCCTTTGCAAAAGTTGTCAGCCCAAAGAGATATGCACCATACGCAGCCCACCAAAAGCTCGCCGTAATTGGGCCTTCATCAAGACCGTGCATCTCGTCATCGAGAACGAGTTGAACTCACCGTCTCGCTCGCTGTCGAGTTGAACCAGCCGTCTTCTCGTGTtccggccggcggccgccgctcgccggagaACCATGGCATATACAACCATACTTCTCCGCATGaattaaaaagaacaaaatatgAGAA
This is a stretch of genomic DNA from Oryza brachyantha chromosome 1, ObraRS2, whole genome shotgun sequence. It encodes these proteins:
- the LOC102714131 gene encoding rust resistance kinase Lr10-like isoform X1, translated to MAIWVWGALFLPGIFQALNILSVLGVWGVLVTKSGAADFQEQRACIPFSCRHLEDIGYPFRLRGDPLGCGVESYELDCRDGRAIIHINTGKYFVTDISYNESRFWVVDANLDNSSCPLPLWNSFPYFNEIDTELYIVAARWATFLNCSRVINNGMYMPVACLSGNSSFVYVLTTPSSYYVQSIEPSCGYLAVIPVNDSRENVPDYASYADVVRFMRNGFPVLFPRVKSQSHSPVIKACARDTFQNFKGQISSRNIQNWTSAVIGTEMEFLGCVINDYSNVAQVWVTLILVLAIEIVKCIIVLCRFILAPLTVLTFLGYKYRKQRISIDAVEKFLQMQQALGPKRYAYTEITAITGHFREKLGQGGYGSVYKGFLPGDGHVAIKMLSNSMCNGEEFISEVSTISRIHHVNVVRLVGFCSEELRRALLYEYMPCGSLDKYIFSPEKSLSWDKLNEIALGIARGIDYLHHGCDMQIMHFDIKPHNILLDSNFTPKVADFGLAKLYPRDDSLVPMSAARGTIGYIAPEMISRSFGAISCKADVYSFGMLLLDISGGRRNREQHASNSAHPYYPALVYDSLTRQEASKIPEDVAMHWVERKLCIVGFWCVQMKPSERPSMSEVVEMLESDDPDNLQVPPRPFFGVDDHISEMDSCCHSASKSNSITEDD
- the LOC102714131 gene encoding rust resistance kinase Lr10-like isoform X2, whose protein sequence is MAIWVWGALFLPARWATFLNCSRVINNGMYMPVACLSGNSSFVYVLTTPSSYYVQSIEPSCGYLAVIPVNDSRENVPDYASYADVVRFMRNGFPVLFPRVKSQSHSPVIKACARDTFQNFKGQISSRNIQNWTSAVIGTEMEFLGCVINDYSNVAQVWVTLILVLAIEIVKCIIVLCRFILAPLTVLTFLGYKYRKQRISIDAVEKFLQMQQALGPKRYAYTEITAITGHFREKLGQGGYGSVYKGFLPGDGHVAIKMLSNSMCNGEEFISEVSTISRIHHVNVVRLVGFCSEELRRALLYEYMPCGSLDKYIFSPEKSLSWDKLNEIALGIARGIDYLHHGCDMQIMHFDIKPHNILLDSNFTPKVADFGLAKLYPRDDSLVPMSAARGTIGYIAPEMISRSFGAISCKADVYSFGMLLLDISGGRRNREQHASNSAHPYYPALVYDSLTRQEASKIPEDVAMHWVERKLCIVGFWCVQMKPSERPSMSEVVEMLESDDPDNLQVPPRPFFGVDDHISEMDSCCHSASKSNSITEDD